The following proteins come from a genomic window of Bradyrhizobium paxllaeri:
- a CDS encoding LysR family transcriptional regulator: MEMHQVRYFLAVARVLNFTRAADECNVTQPSLTRAIKQLEAELGGDLFRRERPAAQLTELGQRMHPLLKQCYEAATGARELASSFKSGEVGALRIALTHSVDLALLIPHLDQIKRMFNRLEFRFLRGNAREVAEFLKKGEAELGIAAEISEEWDRLDTWPLFTESFQLVVNKKHPLATREKIDFGDLRAEQLLSRIYCEHAARVNSSLREHGLDVDRSHEIASERDLIELLEADIGVAVVPDTAAIPPTLKRAAVDGLDARRTVNLYGVAGRERTAVASAVMRMLRGADWQQVVGKTAGA, translated from the coding sequence ATGGAGATGCATCAGGTTCGCTACTTCCTCGCGGTCGCGCGCGTGCTCAACTTCACGCGCGCCGCCGACGAGTGCAACGTCACGCAGCCGTCGCTGACGCGCGCCATCAAGCAGCTGGAAGCCGAACTCGGCGGCGACCTGTTTCGCCGCGAGCGCCCTGCCGCACAATTGACCGAACTCGGCCAGCGCATGCACCCGCTGCTCAAGCAATGCTATGAGGCAGCGACCGGTGCCCGCGAGCTCGCCTCCTCCTTCAAGAGCGGGGAAGTCGGCGCACTCAGGATCGCGCTGACCCACTCCGTCGACCTCGCGCTGCTGATCCCGCATCTCGACCAGATCAAGCGGATGTTCAACCGCCTGGAGTTTCGCTTCCTGCGCGGCAATGCCCGCGAAGTTGCGGAATTTCTGAAGAAGGGCGAAGCCGAGCTCGGCATAGCCGCCGAGATCAGCGAAGAGTGGGACCGGCTCGATACGTGGCCACTGTTCACGGAAAGCTTTCAACTCGTCGTCAACAAGAAACACCCGCTGGCGACGCGCGAGAAAATCGATTTTGGCGATCTTCGCGCCGAGCAATTGCTGTCACGGATTTACTGCGAGCATGCGGCGCGGGTGAACTCTTCGCTTCGCGAACATGGGCTCGACGTCGATCGCAGCCACGAGATCGCATCCGAACGCGATTTGATCGAACTGTTGGAGGCCGATATCGGCGTCGCCGTGGTGCCCGATACCGCAGCAATTCCGCCGACGCTGAAGCGCGCCGCAGTCGATGGGCTGGACGCTCGGCGAACCGTCAACCTCTACGGTGTCGCGGGGCGCGAACGCACCGCCGTGGCATCCGCCGTGATGCGTATGCTGCGCGGCGCCGACTGGCAGCAGGTCGTGGGCAAGACCGCCGGCGCTTGA
- a CDS encoding 3-hydroxybutyrate dehydrogenase, with protein MNIQLNARGVAAERPLTGKVSLVTGSTSGIGLGIARALAEAGAAVVLNGFGIATEIARTRNQIEAEFGVNVSYSAADMTSHDAIAEMIAATVASHGRLDILVNNAGIQHVAPLDQFPVEKWDAILSINLSSAFHTTRLALPAMRQNKFGRIINIASAHGLVASPFKAAYVAAKHGIVGLTKVAALETAEDGITCNAICPGYVYTPLVEAQIEGQAKAHGISREQVIHDVLLAQQPNKRFATVEELGALTVFLASDAAASITGIALPVDGGWTAH; from the coding sequence ATGAATATCCAGCTCAATGCTCGAGGCGTGGCGGCCGAGCGGCCGCTGACTGGCAAGGTCTCGCTGGTGACGGGTTCGACCAGCGGCATCGGGCTCGGGATTGCCCGCGCGCTGGCGGAGGCAGGCGCAGCAGTGGTGCTGAACGGGTTTGGTATCGCGACCGAGATCGCCAGAACTCGGAATCAGATCGAAGCCGAGTTCGGCGTCAACGTCAGCTATTCCGCCGCCGACATGACGAGCCACGATGCAATCGCCGAGATGATTGCGGCTACCGTCGCCAGTCACGGACGGCTCGATATTCTCGTCAACAATGCCGGCATCCAGCATGTCGCGCCGCTCGACCAGTTTCCGGTCGAGAAATGGGACGCGATCCTGTCGATCAACCTGTCGTCGGCGTTTCACACCACGCGGCTCGCACTGCCCGCGATGCGTCAGAACAAATTCGGGCGGATCATCAACATCGCCTCCGCGCACGGGCTGGTCGCTTCGCCCTTCAAGGCGGCCTATGTCGCGGCCAAGCATGGCATCGTCGGCCTGACCAAGGTGGCGGCGCTGGAGACGGCGGAGGACGGCATTACCTGCAACGCGATCTGTCCGGGTTATGTCTATACGCCGCTGGTCGAGGCGCAGATCGAAGGACAGGCCAAGGCGCACGGCATTTCGCGCGAGCAGGTCATTCACGACGTGCTGCTGGCGCAGCAACCGAACAAGCGCTTTGCCACGGTCGAAGAGCTTGGCGCGCTGACGGTGTTTCTCGCCAGCGATGCCGCCGCATCGATCACCGGTATCGCGTTGCCGGTCGATGGCGGGTGGACGGCGCACTAG
- a CDS encoding patatin-like phospholipase family protein has protein sequence MNELQRSHSSHVRPPAKSEPGQVVLVLQGGGALGSYQAGVYQALHEAGIEPDWIIGTSIGAINASLIAGNAPQDRLSRLREFWKRMEQNPVWRFRDIIPGFNEKLAYWSTVTNGIPGFFRPNPLAHAGDSYPLGADNAGYYSTAPLERTLMELVDFNLVNQCTPRLTVGAAHVRSSQMRYFDSRDGELGVKHIMASGALPPAFPAVRIDGELYWDGGILSNTPTEAVFDDNPRKNSLIFAVHLWNPSGPEPTTMAEVLNRHKDVQYSSRIASQIARQQQAHRLRHVINQLAARLPEAERNSEAVRELASYGCPTRMHVVRLLAPQLSREDHTKDIDFSPSGIMQRWDAGYRHTRAVLEKKPWVGEFDPLSGVVLHEQIEAMPEAAE, from the coding sequence ATGAACGAGCTTCAGCGCAGTCATTCTTCGCACGTACGGCCCCCCGCCAAATCGGAGCCCGGGCAGGTCGTGCTGGTGCTGCAGGGCGGTGGCGCGCTCGGCTCCTACCAGGCCGGCGTCTATCAGGCGCTGCACGAGGCGGGCATCGAGCCGGACTGGATCATCGGCACTTCGATTGGCGCCATCAACGCCAGCCTGATTGCCGGCAATGCGCCGCAGGACCGGCTATCGCGCCTGCGCGAGTTCTGGAAGCGAATGGAGCAGAATCCGGTCTGGCGTTTTCGCGACATCATTCCGGGCTTCAACGAAAAGCTCGCTTACTGGTCGACGGTGACCAATGGCATTCCCGGTTTCTTCCGGCCGAATCCGCTCGCCCATGCCGGCGACAGCTATCCGCTGGGGGCCGACAATGCCGGCTATTACTCGACCGCGCCGCTGGAACGCACGCTGATGGAGCTGGTCGATTTCAATCTGGTCAACCAATGCACGCCGCGCCTGACGGTCGGCGCCGCCCATGTCCGCAGCAGCCAGATGCGCTACTTCGACAGCCGCGACGGCGAGCTTGGGGTCAAGCACATCATGGCCTCCGGCGCGCTGCCGCCGGCATTCCCGGCCGTTCGCATCGATGGCGAACTCTATTGGGACGGCGGCATACTATCGAACACACCGACGGAAGCCGTGTTCGACGATAATCCACGCAAGAACTCGCTGATCTTCGCTGTGCATCTGTGGAATCCGTCCGGGCCTGAGCCGACCACGATGGCCGAGGTACTGAACCGCCACAAGGACGTGCAGTATTCGAGCCGGATTGCCAGCCAAATCGCCCGCCAGCAGCAGGCGCATCGCCTGCGCCATGTCATCAACCAGCTCGCTGCACGGCTGCCGGAGGCTGAGCGCAATAGCGAGGCGGTGAGGGAACTCGCCAGTTACGGCTGCCCGACCCGGATGCACGTCGTCCGGCTGCTCGCCCCGCAGCTCAGCCGCGAGGACCACACCAAGGACATCGATTTCAGCCCGTCCGGGATCATGCAGCGCTGGGACGCCGGTTACCGCCACACCAGAGCGGTGCTCGAAAAGAAACCATGGGTCGGCGAGTTCGATCCGCTCTCCGGCGTCGTCCTCCATGAACAGATAGAAGCCATGCCGGAAGCGGCGGAGTAA
- the glgA gene encoding glycogen synthase GlgA has translation MDDFVRVGGLAAVSAALPRALRRWSDVRVMLPGYRDILEQLTHIEIVGECGSLAEMPACSLGRAATKDGLPVYVLLCSQLYDRPGNPYGDESGRDWPDNDIRFGRFASAAAELAAGTVDKNWAADLIHANDWQAALAPAYLAWRGTKLPSILTIHNLAYQGLFPPDALRRIGAPESSFHIDGLEFYDHVSFLKGGLVYASHLTTVSATYAREITTRELGCGLEGLLQRRSNAAQLTGILNGIDESWDPSACAHLAQTFAPGDWTGKQANADYVRKQFGLALSRGPLFGLVARLVHQKGVDLVLSAADEIIEAGGQIVVTGSGEQQIEQALVAAHRRRPDAIGVTIGFNDAQARRIFAGSDFTLMPSRFEPCGLSQMYAQRFGSLPIGHQTGGLAETIQDGETGFLFSQPSAESFLGGVRRAFEAFGAKDKLDAMRRSAMARSFSWDLSAACYSALYRKTIAPSIIA, from the coding sequence ATGGATGACTTCGTCCGGGTCGGCGGTCTCGCTGCCGTTTCCGCAGCACTACCCCGGGCGCTGCGCCGCTGGAGCGATGTCCGGGTCATGCTGCCCGGGTATCGGGACATTCTCGAACAGCTCACCCATATTGAAATCGTTGGGGAATGCGGATCACTCGCGGAAATGCCGGCCTGCTCGCTCGGGCGCGCGGCGACCAAGGATGGCCTGCCCGTCTACGTGCTGTTGTGTTCGCAATTATACGACCGGCCCGGCAACCCCTATGGGGATGAATCCGGGCGCGACTGGCCGGACAACGACATCAGGTTCGGCCGGTTTGCCTCCGCCGCGGCCGAGCTTGCCGCGGGCACCGTGGACAAGAATTGGGCAGCAGACCTGATCCATGCCAACGACTGGCAGGCCGCGCTGGCGCCGGCCTATCTGGCATGGAGGGGAACGAAGCTTCCGTCGATCCTGACCATCCACAACCTCGCGTATCAGGGCCTGTTCCCGCCGGACGCGCTGCGCCGCATCGGAGCACCCGAAAGTTCCTTCCACATCGACGGGCTCGAATTCTACGACCACGTGTCGTTCCTCAAGGGCGGCCTCGTCTACGCCTCGCATCTGACTACCGTCAGCGCGACCTATGCCAGGGAGATCACCACGCGCGAGCTCGGCTGCGGGCTGGAAGGCCTGCTGCAACGGCGCTCGAACGCCGCGCAACTGACCGGTATACTGAACGGCATCGACGAAAGCTGGGATCCGAGCGCCTGTGCGCATCTGGCGCAGACCTTTGCCCCCGGCGATTGGACAGGCAAACAGGCCAATGCCGACTACGTCCGCAAGCAGTTCGGGCTAGCGCTGTCGCGCGGTCCGCTGTTCGGCCTGGTCGCACGTCTGGTTCACCAGAAGGGCGTAGACCTCGTGTTGTCAGCCGCCGACGAAATCATCGAGGCTGGCGGGCAGATCGTGGTGACCGGCAGCGGCGAGCAGCAGATCGAACAGGCGCTGGTCGCTGCGCATCGCCGCAGGCCGGATGCGATCGGCGTTACCATCGGCTTCAACGATGCCCAGGCGCGGCGAATCTTTGCCGGCAGCGATTTCACGCTGATGCCGTCGCGGTTCGAGCCGTGCGGGCTGAGCCAGATGTATGCGCAGCGGTTCGGATCGCTGCCGATCGGCCACCAGACCGGCGGGCTCGCGGAGACCATCCAGGACGGCGAAACCGGTTTCCTGTTTTCGCAACCGTCAGCGGAATCCTTTCTCGGCGGCGTCAGGCGCGCGTTCGAGGCCTTCGGCGCCAAGGACAAGCTCGACGCGATGCGGCGAAGCGCCATGGCGCGCTCCTTCAGCTGGGACCTTTCGGCCGCCTGCTACAGCGCGCTCTATCGCAAGACGATCGCGCCCTCCATCATCGCGTGA
- a CDS encoding CaiB/BaiF CoA transferase family protein — protein sequence MTITGNDQRNLTGSFAGLRVLDFSTTIAGPHCTRMLADMGAEVIKIETEEGETMRTRPPVRNNCSTAFGQLNVGKNSIVLDLKSPKGVEAVRRLVATADVLMENFRPGVMRRLKLDYASLHGLNPKLVYCSISGYGQTGPSAELPAYAPVIHAASGYEMAHLAYQPGRSRPDYCGIYHADVLTGVYAFGAISAALYQRAATGQGQHIDVSMLESMLSLTLNELQWSQFEVRPTQRPMFGPIETTDGYVMMAVASEKTFQSLMQVIGHPEWVSDPRFARYSDRRDNWVSLMDGVEAWSRTVTTEQCLAALNTHGVPSSAYRTVAEALRDPQIAHRGALAEVEDGGGTFKVLNLPFRMSGAKVSAAPRMSTLGEHTRTYLKETGLSEEEIASFAGKAQVAARG from the coding sequence ATGACCATAACCGGCAACGATCAGAGGAATTTGACAGGCAGCTTCGCAGGCCTGCGCGTCCTCGATTTCTCAACCACGATTGCCGGACCGCATTGTACACGAATGCTCGCCGATATGGGAGCCGAGGTTATCAAGATCGAGACCGAGGAAGGCGAGACGATGCGGACCCGCCCACCGGTACGCAATAACTGCTCGACCGCCTTCGGCCAGCTCAATGTCGGCAAGAACAGTATTGTTCTGGATCTGAAATCGCCGAAGGGCGTGGAGGCGGTTCGCCGCCTGGTCGCGACCGCTGACGTGCTGATGGAGAATTTCCGTCCGGGCGTGATGCGGCGATTGAAGCTCGATTACGCCTCCCTGCACGGGCTCAATCCAAAACTGGTCTATTGCTCGATCTCGGGATACGGCCAGACCGGACCATCGGCCGAACTGCCAGCCTATGCGCCGGTGATTCACGCAGCCTCCGGCTATGAAATGGCGCATCTGGCCTATCAGCCGGGACGCAGCCGGCCGGACTATTGCGGCATTTACCACGCCGACGTGCTCACCGGCGTCTATGCGTTCGGCGCGATCTCGGCGGCGCTCTACCAGCGCGCGGCAACCGGGCAGGGCCAGCACATCGACGTCTCGATGCTGGAGTCGATGCTGAGCCTGACGCTGAACGAACTGCAGTGGTCGCAATTCGAAGTGAGGCCGACGCAGCGGCCGATGTTCGGCCCGATCGAGACGACGGACGGCTATGTGATGATGGCGGTCGCCAGCGAGAAAACGTTCCAGAGCCTGATGCAGGTGATCGGTCATCCCGAATGGGTCAGCGATCCGCGCTTCGCCAGATATTCCGATCGGCGGGATAACTGGGTCAGCCTGATGGACGGCGTGGAAGCGTGGTCGCGCACCGTGACGACCGAGCAGTGCCTCGCCGCTCTCAATACGCACGGCGTTCCCTCATCGGCCTATCGCACCGTTGCCGAAGCGTTGCGCGATCCGCAGATAGCGCATCGCGGCGCATTGGCCGAGGTCGAGGACGGCGGCGGCACCTTCAAGGTTCTCAACCTGCCGTTCCGCATGTCCGGCGCCAAGGTGTCGGCGGCGCCGCGCATGTCTACGCTCGGCGAGCACACACGCACCTACCTGAAGGAGACCGGCCTGTCCGAGGAGGAAATCGCATCCTTCGCCGGCAAGGCGCAGGTAGCCGCGCGCGGCTGA
- a CDS encoding ABC transporter substrate-binding protein, with the protein MKAGIRSGALARIFLVAGFGVALSAMPANAQKPGGSISVGLEIDIPGFDVLKVGVYDAAALTASSALFDTLTTLDANGKPQPKLALSWEPSEDFKMWTFKLRPGVKFHDGTPFNAAAFKANFDRQKDPANKCRCAFYISNVNNVQAPDELTLVYNLNDPSVNFPSLVSYASQTNAVHSPTAWKTKGDEYNRNPVGTGPYILKSWTAGDRMILEKNPDYWDKDKVYFDRITLKPLPDAQSRFASLQSGEVDLIWDDEYSADNIQKAQKDSKLTVHTYLGSGAQVYAFNTKVAPFDDIRVRQALVMALDRKKMSQAITNGLSRPASNPYGDGSWVKCKDDGALPEDLEKAKALIKDYGKPVEFKMLVTATPRGRMVGQVLQQFWKRAGANMEIEQVDQATIPPRAFMRQFQLTPWRIVDLADPDIQMYSNFKTGSPVALANYSNPELDKLLDHARVTADTNKRIDDYCAISRLINKEAIWFWTFQNTYYAISTAKLKGLPKMYSGMIDVSRAWKE; encoded by the coding sequence ATGAAGGCGGGGATTCGTTCGGGCGCGCTTGCGCGAATATTTCTTGTGGCGGGATTTGGCGTGGCGTTGTCGGCTATGCCCGCCAATGCGCAGAAGCCGGGCGGTAGCATCTCCGTTGGACTCGAGATCGATATCCCCGGTTTCGATGTGCTGAAGGTCGGCGTTTACGACGCAGCGGCACTTACCGCATCATCCGCGCTGTTCGATACGCTCACCACGCTCGATGCGAACGGCAAGCCGCAGCCTAAGCTGGCACTGTCCTGGGAGCCTTCCGAGGACTTCAAGATGTGGACCTTCAAGCTGCGTCCCGGCGTCAAGTTCCACGATGGCACGCCGTTCAACGCCGCAGCGTTCAAAGCGAATTTCGACCGGCAGAAGGATCCCGCCAACAAGTGCCGCTGCGCCTTCTATATCTCCAATGTCAACAATGTTCAGGCGCCGGACGAACTGACGCTGGTCTATAACCTCAATGACCCCTCGGTGAACTTCCCGTCGCTGGTGTCCTACGCGAGCCAGACCAATGCGGTTCATTCCCCGACCGCGTGGAAGACCAAGGGAGATGAATACAACCGCAATCCCGTCGGTACCGGTCCCTACATTCTGAAGTCCTGGACGGCCGGCGATCGCATGATCCTGGAGAAAAATCCGGACTACTGGGACAAGGACAAGGTCTATTTCGACCGCATCACGCTGAAGCCGCTACCCGACGCGCAATCGCGCTTTGCGAGCCTGCAATCCGGCGAGGTCGACCTGATCTGGGATGATGAGTACAGTGCCGACAATATCCAAAAGGCGCAAAAAGATTCCAAGCTGACGGTGCACACATACTTGGGGTCCGGTGCGCAGGTGTACGCCTTCAACACTAAGGTCGCGCCATTCGACGATATTCGCGTGCGCCAGGCCCTGGTAATGGCGCTTGACCGCAAAAAGATGTCGCAGGCGATCACCAACGGTTTGTCCCGTCCGGCCAGTAATCCCTATGGCGACGGCTCGTGGGTCAAATGCAAGGACGACGGTGCGCTTCCGGAAGATCTTGAGAAGGCCAAGGCGCTGATCAAGGACTACGGCAAGCCCGTCGAGTTCAAGATGCTCGTCACGGCGACGCCACGCGGACGCATGGTTGGCCAGGTGCTGCAGCAGTTCTGGAAGCGGGCCGGCGCCAACATGGAGATCGAGCAGGTCGATCAGGCCACCATCCCGCCGCGCGCCTTCATGCGCCAGTTCCAGTTGACGCCGTGGCGCATCGTCGATCTGGCTGATCCTGACATACAGATGTACTCCAACTTCAAGACCGGAAGCCCGGTGGCGCTTGCCAACTACTCCAATCCGGAACTCGACAAACTGCTCGATCACGCCCGCGTCACGGCGGATACCAATAAGCGCATCGACGACTATTGCGCGATCAGCCGGCTGATCAACAAGGAGGCGATCTGGTTCTGGACGTTCCAGAACACCTACTACGCGATCTCGACTGCCAAGCTGAAGGGCTTGCCCAAGATGTATAGCGGGATGATCGACGTATCGCGCGCCTGGAAGGAATAG
- a CDS encoding ABC transporter permease, with the protein MAFFVARRLLYLVPVLIAVSLLTFLIASLLPGDLAYTILGDQATPENVAALRRDMGLDQPIWWRYLSWLGGVLQGDLGRSFRTGQTVLQAVSERLPVSIELMLLAQLGALAIGVPLAIVCAARSGGPFDRFMTGTAFGMLSVPTFLSAILLIYFFAVELRWLPATGYVPFGEDPAANLRFMVLPALTLALAEWPSIMRVLRSDMIATLQEDYISLAKAKGLKASRILFVHALKPSSLTLVTITGINIGRLIGGAVIVETIFALPGIGRLLIGAILTRDLIILQGVVLLVGAGFVIMNFVVDMLYAVLDPRIRHGHA; encoded by the coding sequence ATGGCGTTCTTCGTTGCGCGCCGGCTCCTCTATCTGGTGCCGGTGCTGATTGCGGTTTCGCTGCTGACCTTCTTAATCGCGTCGCTGCTGCCGGGCGATCTTGCGTATACCATCCTCGGTGACCAGGCGACGCCGGAGAACGTGGCGGCGTTGCGGCGTGACATGGGGTTGGACCAGCCAATCTGGTGGCGCTATCTGAGCTGGCTCGGCGGCGTGTTGCAGGGCGATTTGGGCCGTTCGTTCCGCACCGGCCAGACGGTGTTGCAGGCGGTTTCCGAGCGGCTGCCGGTCTCGATCGAACTGATGCTGCTGGCGCAGCTCGGCGCTCTCGCGATCGGCGTACCCCTGGCGATCGTCTGCGCGGCGCGCAGTGGCGGACCGTTCGACCGCTTCATGACCGGCACGGCGTTCGGCATGCTGTCGGTGCCGACCTTCCTGTCGGCGATCCTCTTGATCTACTTCTTCGCGGTCGAACTGCGCTGGCTGCCGGCGACCGGCTATGTGCCGTTCGGCGAAGACCCTGCCGCAAATCTGCGCTTCATGGTGCTGCCGGCGCTGACGCTGGCGCTCGCCGAATGGCCCAGCATCATGCGCGTGCTGCGATCCGACATGATTGCGACCCTGCAGGAAGACTATATCTCGCTGGCCAAGGCCAAGGGGCTGAAGGCCTCGCGCATTCTGTTCGTGCACGCGCTGAAGCCGTCGTCGCTCACGCTGGTCACGATCACGGGCATCAATATCGGCCGGTTGATCGGCGGCGCGGTCATCGTGGAGACGATCTTCGCCCTTCCGGGCATCGGCCGGCTTTTGATTGGAGCGATCCTGACACGTGACCTGATCATCCTGCAGGGGGTGGTGCTGCTGGTCGGTGCGGGCTTCGTCATCATGAACTTCGTCGTCGATATGCTCTACGCCGTTCTCGATCCCAGGATTCGCCATGGCCACGCTTGA
- a CDS encoding ABC transporter permease has protein sequence MATLELDVAEEAVSQPARKGRRLGVLFWAAIGWLIFVIAVAVFANVLPLQSPTDMDMLERRAPFSTEHWLGTDGLGRDELSRLIYGARISLVVGICAPVIGLVIGGALGMLAGYFRGRFESMVVGSMDVLLAFPPLILALAVTAYLGQSIFNLTLILGLLSVPAFMRVARAATLTLARREFVIAAQALGATHARILLRELLPNVMLPLLAFFLLGVAVIIVVEGSLSFLGLGVPPPISSWGSMIGEGRESLDVAPRLAFMPAAAMFLTVLAFNLVGDTLRALTDPRQGAL, from the coding sequence ATGGCCACGCTTGAACTCGACGTCGCCGAGGAGGCCGTAAGCCAGCCCGCGCGCAAGGGCCGGCGGCTTGGCGTGCTGTTCTGGGCGGCGATCGGCTGGCTGATTTTCGTGATCGCGGTGGCGGTTTTTGCGAACGTCCTGCCGCTGCAGAGCCCGACCGACATGGATATGCTGGAGCGGCGCGCGCCGTTCTCCACCGAGCACTGGCTCGGCACCGACGGGCTCGGCCGCGACGAACTCTCGCGGCTGATTTACGGCGCGCGGATATCGCTGGTCGTCGGCATTTGCGCGCCGGTGATCGGGCTCGTCATCGGCGGCGCGCTCGGTATGCTTGCGGGCTATTTCCGCGGCCGGTTCGAATCGATGGTGGTCGGCAGCATGGATGTGCTGCTGGCGTTTCCGCCTTTGATCCTGGCGCTGGCGGTGACCGCCTATCTCGGGCAGTCGATTTTCAACCTGACCTTGATTCTAGGCCTGCTCAGCGTTCCCGCCTTCATGCGGGTGGCGCGGGCGGCGACGCTGACGCTGGCGCGGCGCGAATTCGTGATCGCCGCGCAAGCACTGGGGGCGACGCATGCGCGGATATTGCTGCGCGAATTGTTGCCCAATGTCATGCTGCCGCTGCTGGCGTTCTTCCTGCTCGGCGTTGCCGTCATCATCGTGGTCGAGGGCTCGCTGTCGTTCCTCGGCCTCGGCGTGCCGCCGCCGATATCGAGCTGGGGGAGCATGATCGGGGAGGGACGCGAGAGCCTCGATGTGGCGCCGCGGCTCGCTTTCATGCCTGCGGCGGCCATGTTCCTGACCGTACTGGCCTTCAATCTCGTCGGTGACACGCTGCGTGCGCTCACCGATCCACGTCAGGGCGCACTGTGA
- a CDS encoding ABC transporter ATP-binding protein, protein MLSVEDVTVDLPTPRGNLRAVDHVDLTVGAGRTLGVVGESGCGKTMLSRAILQLLPKKAKLSGRVMFDGQDLLRLSPEKLRQLRGRSLAVVFQDPMTSLNPVLTIGTQLIETLQEHLELDDAAATRRSVELLAAVGIPAPEQRLAQYPHQLSGGMRQRVAIAIALSCEPKLLIADEPTTALDVTIQAQILDLLAREQRRRHMAMIIITHDLGVVAGRTDEVAVMYAGRVVERAPTPDLFKKMRMPYTEALLAALPRLDAAPHTPLPAISGRPPDPTRPLRGCSFSPRCRYAVARCQAEKPLLEATETSAHQFACFHPIATHAGADA, encoded by the coding sequence TTGCTGTCCGTTGAGGATGTTACCGTCGATCTGCCGACGCCGCGCGGCAATCTGCGCGCCGTCGATCATGTCGATCTCACCGTCGGCGCCGGGCGCACGCTCGGCGTGGTCGGCGAATCCGGCTGCGGCAAGACCATGCTGTCGCGCGCGATCCTGCAATTGCTGCCGAAGAAAGCAAAACTCTCCGGCCGCGTAATGTTCGACGGGCAGGATTTGCTGCGGCTTTCGCCGGAGAAGCTGCGCCAGTTGCGCGGCCGGTCGCTGGCGGTCGTGTTCCAGGATCCGATGACCTCGCTCAACCCGGTGCTGACGATCGGCACCCAGTTGATCGAGACGCTGCAGGAGCATCTTGAACTCGACGATGCTGCCGCTACGCGACGAAGCGTCGAATTGCTTGCGGCGGTCGGCATCCCCGCGCCCGAGCAGCGGCTGGCGCAGTACCCGCACCAGCTTTCCGGCGGCATGCGGCAGCGCGTGGCGATCGCGATTGCGCTGTCGTGCGAGCCGAAACTCCTGATCGCGGACGAGCCGACCACCGCGCTCGACGTGACGATCCAGGCGCAGATCCTCGATCTGCTGGCGCGCGAGCAGCGCCGCCGGCACATGGCGATGATCATCATCACCCACGACCTCGGCGTCGTTGCCGGGCGCACCGACGAAGTCGCTGTCATGTATGCCGGCCGGGTGGTCGAGCGCGCGCCGACGCCTGATTTGTTCAAGAAGATGCGGATGCCCTACACCGAAGCGCTGCTTGCTGCGCTCCCAAGGCTCGACGCGGCTCCCCACACGCCGCTGCCGGCGATATCGGGACGTCCGCCCGATCCAACCCGGCCGCTGCGGGGATGCTCGTTCTCGCCGCGCTGCCGCTATGCGGTGGCCCGCTGCCAGGCGGAGAAACCACTGCTTGAGGCGACCGAGACGAGCGCGCACCAGTTCGCCTGCTTCCACCCGATAGCGACCCATGCGGGTGCCGACGCATGA